A window of Nocardia arthritidis genomic DNA:
CGATGATCACCTGCGGGCGTTGGCTGCTGCTGAACGACACCGCCGCGCATCGCCTGATCAATGTCACGCTGAGCTGGATACTCGGGGCGTTGATCGCCTATGAGGCCAGTATCGGCCGCTCGTTCGCGGATGCGGGCTATCGGCTCTTCCTCGCCTGCGGGGTGATGGCCATGGCGAACTTCTACGGAGTGGTCCGGCTCTTCGACGGTGGAGATATTCGGACCACCCGGCGCAAGCAGTTGCTGTACAACGCCATCGGCGCGCCGGGCGCGGTCGCGGTGCTGATCATCGGGCGACCTGCCGAATCGAGCCTCACCTGGGAAACCCTGGTCGTTTGGGCGATCTTCAACATTCCGATGCTGCTGGTGGCCGGGCGGACCGCGCGGCAGTCTCTGCGCGAGGTCCGGTCCGCCGATGGGTCGACCCGCGGCAGGCTGTGGTTCGGCCTGCTGCTGCTCGCCGCGCTGGTGTGGGGATACTCCGCGATCGCCAGCGGGGTAATCGTGCTTTGTGGCGGCGAGCTGGTCAGCCCGGCCAGGGACTGGACCATCCCGGCGTGCCTGATTTTCATGGCCGTCATCGCGCTGACCGGGGTGCCGCTGCTGGATGTGCTGCTCGAGCGGATGGGCTGGGACCGGGCGGGTCGGGATATGCGTAGGCTGCACCGGCTGTGGCGGGATGTCACGGCGGCGGTGCCCGAGGTCGTGCTGCGGCCGGCGGCCGGGGTGGCGCGGGATTCGGTCTCCCAGCGCTACCGGATGGTGGTGGAGATCCGGGATGCGCTGATGCATCTGGAGCAGCGGGTTCCCATGGGTGAGCGACGGGATTCGACGGCGGAGTACGCGCGCTGGCTGGCCAACGCCGTGCGCGTGGAATCGCTTGGCCGCGAACCGCTTCCGGCCACCGCCCGGCCCGGGTTCATCGCCAGGGATCTGGGGGCCGAACTCGAGCATCTGTTGGCGCTGGCGCGGTGCTGGCCGCGTGTGGTGCGTACCGAGAGGTCTTGATGGTTACATCAGCTAACTATATAGTTTGCTGAGATAATGAATCATTAGGGGCTTCGACGTGACGATTCCAAACGATCTCGACCTCGGTGAGGTTCAGACCATCCGCCGCAGGCTGCGCTACGACCGGGACCACCCGCACTACAAGTGGATCGTCCTGACCAACACCACCCTCGGCATCCTGCTGACCACCATCAACTCCTCGATCCTGCTCATCTCGCTGCCCGCCATCTTCCGCGGCATCGGGCTGAACCCGCTGGAGGCGGGCAACGTCGGCTACCTGCTGTGGATGTTGATGGGCTATCTACTCGCCACCGCGGTGCTCGTGGTGATGTTCGGCAGGCTCGGCGATATCTACGGGCGCGTCCGGGTCTACAACCTGGGATTCCTGGTCTTCGCGCTGTGCGCGGTCGCGCTGTCCTTCGATCCGCTCCAGGGCGGGGCGGGCGCGCTGTGGATCATCGTGTGGCGCGTCGTCCAGGGCGTCGGCGGCGCGATGCTCACCGCCAACTCCACCGCCATCCTCACCGACGCGTTCCCGGCCAAACAGCGCGGCACCGCGCTCGGCATCAATATGGTTGCGGCCGTTGCCGGTTCATTCCTCGGGCTGCTGATCGGCGGGGTGCTGTCCGAATGGGATTGGCGCGCGGTGTTCTGGGTGAGCGTGCCGATCGGCATCCTCGGCACGGTGTGGTCGTACCGGTCGCTGCACGAGGTCGGCGTGCGCTCCGCGGGCAAGGTCGACTGGGCGGGCACCATCACCTTCGGGCTCGGGCTCACCGCACTGCTCACCGGAATCACCTACGGCATCCAGCCTTACGGCGGCCACACCACCGGCTGGACCAGCCCGTGGGTGCTGTCGGCCGTCATCGGCGGGCTGGTGTTGCTCGGCGTGTTCTGCGTGGTGGAGTCGAAGGTCGCCCAACCGATGTTCCACCTCGGGCTGTTCCGCAACCGGGCGTTCGGCCTGGGCAACTTCGCCCAACTGATGGTCTCCATCGGCCGCGGCGGCATGCAGTTCATGCTGATCATCTGGCTGCAGGGCATCTGGCTGCCGCTGCACGGGTTCAGCTTCGAATCGACACCGCTGTGGGCCGGTATCTACCTGCTCCCGCTGACCGTGGGATTCCTTGCGGCAGGCCCACTTTCGGGTTGGCTCTCGGACCGCTACGGGGCCAGGCCGTTCACCACCGGCGGCGCGCTGCTCGCCGGGGTGACCTTCCTGCTGCTGCTCGTCATCCCGGTCGATTTCAACTACTGGCTGTTCGCGCTGATCATCCTGCTCAACGGCATCGGAAGCGGACTGTTCTTCTCGCCCAACACCGCCGCCATCATGTCCAGCGTGCCCGCGGCGCAGCGCGGCGCCGCCTCCGGCATGCGCGGCACGCTGTTCAACGGCGGCAATGCGCTGTCGATGGGAATCTTCTTCTCCCTCATGGTGATCGGCCTGGCCGCCAGCCTGCCCTCGGCCCTGGATTCCGGCCTACGGGCACAAGGGGTTTCGGCGACCGCGGCCGGTGAGGTCGCCGGACTGCCGCCGGTCGGCAGCCTGTTCGCCGCCTTCCTCGGCTACAACCCGATTCAGGAATTGCTCGGCCCCACCGGCGAATTGGCCAAACCGGGCGTCAACGCCGACGCGCTCACCGGCCAGGAATTCTTCCCCCATCTGCTCACCGGCCCCTTCCACTCCGGCCTCCTGGTGGTCTTCATCTCCGCCGCCGTCATGATGTTCCTCGCCGCGGCCGCCTCCTACCTCTCCGGCGGCAAATACATCCACGACGAGGACGCCGAACTCGCCGAGGCCGACGAGCTGGCCGCCGCCCGCGTCACCGTAGCCGCGCGCTGACGGCCTCCGGTGTGGCCCGGCGATTTCGCCGGGCCACACCTGTGTCCGGGGTATGTGGCGCACATTCATCCGGTCGTCCTCTGAATGCAGCTCGAAACGCCTCGTCGCCTATTGCCATACCGGTTGGATGGTCCGCACTGCAACGGATTCCCGCATGGATCAAAGGGCAATATGCATGAGTCGGCATACCGCTATGTATATTCCATATCAAATCCGCATCGAGTCGAACCAATTCTGAAAATCGTCCGTGTGCACTACTGTGCGGCGTATTTGCCCGGGTGGGTGGCTCAGGCGCCCGGCGCATTTCCGCGAGGTGGCTGGGAATCGGCGTGCGTCGGAGGCGAATTCGCTGGTAGTCGGTTAGACTGCGCGAGCTTTACTGCGAGGGAATCGGGAGACTGCGTGGACGCGTCTAGGGACTGGGGCAACGAACTCTGGGAATCGGCCAAGTGGTTGCTGATCGTATTCTCGATCACCGCGGTGGTATTCACGGTGACTGTCGCGCTGCTGCTGAGATTCACCGTCTGGGGCCGCCAGTTCTGGCTGATATCGGGCGGCTATTTCCGCGGCAAAGGCGGTTGGCGGACAATACTTTTCGTCGCCGTGCTGTTGTTCATGACGATCTGGTCGGTTCGCATGGACGTGCTGTTCTCCTACCAGTACAACGACATGTATTCGTCGTTGCAGGACGGCGCCGCGGCCTTGGGAGAGCACGACGGTGGCGCGCTCGGCGCCGCGAAGACCGCGTTCTGGAATTCGATCATCGTATTCGCGGTGCTCGCGACCATACATGTGGTGCGGGCGCTGACGGACTACTTCATCGGGCAGGCCTTCGACATCAGGTGGCGGCTCTGGCTGACCGAGCGGGTGACCACCGACTATCTCGATGGCCAGGCGTTCTATCGGGCCCGGTTCATCGACGACACGATCGACAACCCGGACCAGCGTATTCAGGAAGACATCACCACCTACGTGCAGAACGCGCGGGCGCTGTCGATGGGCGCGGTCAGCGCGGTGGTAGCGATCTTCTCCTTCGCCAAGATCCTGTGGGACCTGTCCGGTCCACTCACGATCCTCGGCACCACCGTTCC
This region includes:
- a CDS encoding DUF6545 domain-containing protein, producing the protein MPFAVGVLATVFTAMITCGRWLLLNDTAAHRLINVTLSWILGALIAYEASIGRSFADAGYRLFLACGVMAMANFYGVVRLFDGGDIRTTRRKQLLYNAIGAPGAVAVLIIGRPAESSLTWETLVVWAIFNIPMLLVAGRTARQSLREVRSADGSTRGRLWFGLLLLAALVWGYSAIASGVIVLCGGELVSPARDWTIPACLIFMAVIALTGVPLLDVLLERMGWDRAGRDMRRLHRLWRDVTAAVPEVVLRPAAGVARDSVSQRYRMVVEIRDALMHLEQRVPMGERRDSTAEYARWLANAVRVESLGREPLPATARPGFIARDLGAELEHLLALARCWPRVVRTERS
- a CDS encoding MFS transporter, whose protein sequence is MTIPNDLDLGEVQTIRRRLRYDRDHPHYKWIVLTNTTLGILLTTINSSILLISLPAIFRGIGLNPLEAGNVGYLLWMLMGYLLATAVLVVMFGRLGDIYGRVRVYNLGFLVFALCAVALSFDPLQGGAGALWIIVWRVVQGVGGAMLTANSTAILTDAFPAKQRGTALGINMVAAVAGSFLGLLIGGVLSEWDWRAVFWVSVPIGILGTVWSYRSLHEVGVRSAGKVDWAGTITFGLGLTALLTGITYGIQPYGGHTTGWTSPWVLSAVIGGLVLLGVFCVVESKVAQPMFHLGLFRNRAFGLGNFAQLMVSIGRGGMQFMLIIWLQGIWLPLHGFSFESTPLWAGIYLLPLTVGFLAAGPLSGWLSDRYGARPFTTGGALLAGVTFLLLLVIPVDFNYWLFALIILLNGIGSGLFFSPNTAAIMSSVPAAQRGAASGMRGTLFNGGNALSMGIFFSLMVIGLAASLPSALDSGLRAQGVSATAAGEVAGLPPVGSLFAAFLGYNPIQELLGPTGELAKPGVNADALTGQEFFPHLLTGPFHSGLLVVFISAAVMMFLAAAASYLSGGKYIHDEDAELAEADELAAARVTVAAR